From a region of the Streptomyces venezuelae genome:
- the pheA gene encoding prephenate dehydratase: protein MSATRFTYLGPEGTFTEAALRTLPEAATRELVPMVSVPAALDAVRNGEAAAALVPIENSVEGGVTATLDELASGEPLMIYREVLLPITFALLVRPGTALSDVKTVTGHPVAQPQVRNWLRANLPDAVWESAASNADGARLVQEGRFDAAFAGEFAAATYGLVPLVTEIHDAENAETRFVLVGRPARPAAPTGADKTSVVLWLGDDHPGALLELLQEFAVRGVNLMLIQSRPTGQGIGNYCFAVDAEGHISDRRVSEALMGLKRTCPQVRFLGSYPRAGVAQSDVRAPRPGTSDGDFTAASDWLGRCLDGRA, encoded by the coding sequence ATGTCAGCCACCCGCTTCACGTATCTCGGTCCCGAGGGCACCTTCACCGAGGCCGCCCTGCGCACCCTGCCGGAAGCCGCGACCCGCGAACTCGTCCCGATGGTGTCGGTCCCGGCCGCCCTGGACGCCGTGCGAAACGGTGAGGCGGCCGCCGCCCTCGTCCCGATCGAGAACTCGGTGGAGGGCGGGGTCACCGCCACCCTCGACGAGCTGGCCTCGGGCGAACCACTGATGATCTACCGCGAGGTGCTGCTGCCCATCACCTTCGCGCTGCTCGTGCGCCCCGGTACCGCCCTGTCGGACGTCAAGACCGTCACCGGGCACCCGGTCGCCCAGCCTCAGGTGCGCAACTGGCTGCGGGCGAACCTGCCCGACGCGGTGTGGGAGTCGGCCGCGTCGAACGCCGACGGCGCCCGGCTGGTCCAGGAGGGCCGCTTCGACGCCGCCTTCGCGGGCGAGTTCGCCGCCGCCACCTACGGGCTCGTCCCGCTGGTCACCGAGATCCACGACGCGGAGAACGCCGAGACCCGGTTCGTTCTGGTGGGGCGCCCCGCCCGGCCGGCCGCGCCGACCGGAGCGGACAAGACCTCCGTCGTGCTGTGGCTCGGCGACGACCACCCCGGTGCGCTGCTGGAGCTCCTTCAGGAGTTCGCGGTCCGCGGGGTGAACCTCATGCTGATCCAGTCCCGTCCGACCGGACAGGGGATCGGCAACTACTGCTTCGCCGTGGACGCCGAGGGGCACATCTCCGACCGCCGGGTCAGCGAGGCGCTCATGGGCCTCAAGCGGACCTGCCCCCAGGTCCGCTTCCTCGGGTCCTATCCGCGCGCCGGTGTCGCTCAGAGTGATGTACGGGCTCCTCGGCCCGGGACCTCCGACGGTGACTTCACGGCCGCTTCCGACTGGCTCGGGCGTTGCCTCGACGGGCGTGCGTAG
- the serS gene encoding serine--tRNA ligase encodes MIDLRLLREDPDRVRASQRARGEDVELVDALLSADERRRSSGVRFDDLRNEQKSLGKLIPKASPEERAELLKKAEQLKQDVKAAEAEQNEADEAAKQLLLQLGNIVHEDVPVGGEEDFAVLETHGTIRDFAAEGFEPKDHLELGELLGAIDVERGAKVSGSRFYYLTGVGALLELALVNAAIAQATEAGFIPMLTPALVRPRAMEGTGFLGQAAENVYHLEKDDYYLVGTSEVPLAAYHMDEIIDVEKLPLRYAGFSPCFRREAGTYGKDTRGIFRVHQFDKVEMFSYVAPEDAEAEHRRLLEWEKQWLTGLELPFQVIDVATGDLGSSASRKFDCEAWIPTQGKYRELTSASNCDSFQARRLSVRYRDGKKTQPLSTLNGTLCAVPRTIVAILENHQQADGSVRVPEVLRPYLGGREVLEPITK; translated from the coding sequence GTGATTGACCTCCGGCTGCTCCGTGAAGACCCTGACCGTGTCCGCGCCTCGCAGCGCGCCCGTGGAGAGGACGTCGAACTCGTCGACGCGTTGCTCTCCGCCGACGAGCGCCGCAGGTCCTCCGGCGTGCGCTTCGACGACCTCCGCAATGAGCAGAAGTCCCTCGGCAAGCTCATCCCCAAGGCCTCCCCGGAGGAGCGGGCCGAGCTGCTGAAGAAGGCCGAGCAGCTGAAGCAGGACGTCAAGGCCGCCGAGGCCGAGCAGAACGAGGCCGACGAAGCCGCCAAGCAGCTTCTCCTCCAGCTCGGCAACATCGTCCACGAGGACGTCCCGGTCGGCGGCGAGGAGGACTTCGCCGTCCTGGAGACGCACGGCACCATCCGCGACTTCGCCGCCGAGGGCTTCGAGCCCAAGGACCACCTGGAGCTCGGCGAGCTGCTGGGCGCCATCGACGTCGAGCGGGGCGCCAAGGTCTCCGGCTCGCGCTTCTACTACCTCACCGGCGTGGGCGCCCTGCTGGAGCTGGCGCTGGTCAACGCGGCCATCGCCCAGGCGACCGAGGCCGGCTTCATCCCGATGCTGACCCCGGCGCTGGTCCGTCCGCGCGCCATGGAGGGCACCGGCTTCCTCGGTCAGGCCGCCGAGAACGTCTACCACCTGGAGAAGGACGACTACTACCTGGTCGGCACCTCCGAGGTCCCCCTGGCCGCGTACCACATGGACGAGATCATCGACGTCGAGAAGCTGCCGCTGCGGTACGCCGGCTTCTCCCCGTGCTTCCGCCGCGAGGCCGGTACGTACGGCAAGGACACCCGCGGCATCTTCCGCGTCCACCAGTTCGACAAGGTCGAGATGTTCTCGTACGTCGCGCCGGAGGACGCCGAGGCCGAGCACCGGCGTCTGCTGGAATGGGAGAAGCAGTGGCTGACCGGCCTGGAGCTGCCGTTCCAGGTGATCGACGTCGCCACCGGTGACCTGGGCTCCTCCGCCTCGCGCAAGTTCGACTGCGAGGCATGGATCCCCACCCAGGGCAAGTACCGCGAGCTGACCTCCGCCTCGAACTGCGACAGCTTCCAGGCCCGCCGCCTGTCGGTCCGCTACCGCGACGGCAAGAAGACCCAGCCGCTGTCCACGCTGAACGGCACGCTGTGCGCCGTACCGCGCACGATCGTCGCGATCCTCGAGAACCACCAGCAGGCAGACGGTTCGGTACGAGTGCCCGAGGTGCTCCGTCCCTACCTCGGCGGCCGCGAGGTCCTGGAGCCGATCACCAAGTGA
- a CDS encoding HAD family hydrolase, producing the protein MSPAPFPYKLVATDLDGTLLRGDDTVSERTREALVAATAAGAAHIVVTGRAVPWTRHILDDLGYKGIAVCGQGAQVYDAGAHRLLTSVTLDRQLAGLALSKLEAEIGPLALAASRDGVDGEVLFGPGYQVQEGLPAIYLDDTKALWAAPLNKLYVQHPELDDDALVKVARETVGNLVDIVMAGPGIVEILPLGLTKATGLSLAARRLKVKAAETIAFGDMPNDIPMFGWAAHGVAMANAHAELRAVADEVTASNEEDGIAVVLERLLGAA; encoded by the coding sequence GTGAGCCCGGCCCCGTTCCCGTACAAGCTCGTCGCGACCGATCTCGACGGCACGCTGCTGCGTGGCGACGACACCGTCTCGGAACGCACCCGTGAAGCGCTCGTCGCGGCCACCGCGGCGGGCGCGGCGCACATCGTCGTCACCGGCCGGGCCGTGCCCTGGACCCGGCACATACTGGACGATCTCGGCTACAAGGGGATCGCTGTCTGCGGCCAGGGTGCACAGGTCTACGACGCGGGTGCGCACCGGCTGCTGACCTCGGTGACGCTGGACCGGCAGCTCGCCGGTCTGGCGCTGTCGAAGCTGGAGGCCGAGATCGGCCCGCTGGCCCTGGCGGCCAGCCGGGACGGGGTGGACGGCGAGGTCCTGTTCGGGCCCGGGTACCAGGTGCAGGAAGGCCTCCCGGCCATATACCTGGACGACACCAAGGCCCTCTGGGCGGCTCCGCTGAACAAGCTCTACGTCCAGCACCCGGAGCTGGACGACGACGCGCTCGTCAAGGTGGCCCGGGAGACCGTGGGCAATCTGGTCGACATCGTCATGGCGGGTCCCGGCATCGTCGAGATCCTGCCGCTGGGTCTGACCAAGGCCACGGGTCTGTCGCTGGCCGCGCGCCGGCTGAAGGTGAAGGCGGCGGAGACGATCGCCTTCGGTGACATGCCCAACGACATCCCGATGTTCGGCTGGGCCGCGCACGGGGTGGCGATGGCCAACGCCCATGCCGAGCTCAGGGCGGTGGCCGACGAGGTGACGGCCTCCAACGAGGAGGACGGCATCGCGGTGGTGCTGGAGCGTCTGCTGGGCGCCGCGTAA
- a CDS encoding sensor histidine kinase: MSLNRRASYAPLLALAGVLGLLGGFLGAPPSWSLVWVGLLLPLLALVARWAPMRAGAFSAVLGVAAVALWPVPLMWREASWLEVCGAAAFWAVPALGALAAGGYLRRQASRMRQAVRDGRRDQQLELARDLHDFVAHDVSAIVVQAQAARFVADEDPEQAVRALERIEAAGLGALASMDRTVHALREAAGARSASVPGTSELPGLVERFEGGVLDSDPAAVRELSREADTTAYRVAVEALTNVRRHAPGAAVVRVRLHRAAEGIELSVANSAPARGAGGLRGLGLRRRSGTGLAGLRGRVEAAGGTLRAGASADGGWRVCAVFPARGSTLG, from the coding sequence ATGTCCCTCAACCGCCGTGCCTCCTATGCACCGTTGCTCGCCCTTGCCGGCGTCCTCGGCCTCCTCGGGGGGTTTCTGGGGGCGCCCCCGTCGTGGTCGCTGGTCTGGGTGGGTCTGCTGCTGCCGCTGCTGGCCCTGGTCGCCCGCTGGGCCCCGATGCGTGCGGGAGCCTTCTCGGCGGTGCTGGGCGTGGCGGCCGTCGCGCTGTGGCCGGTCCCGCTGATGTGGCGGGAGGCGTCGTGGCTGGAGGTCTGCGGGGCGGCGGCGTTCTGGGCGGTGCCCGCGCTCGGGGCCCTGGCGGCCGGGGGATATCTGCGTCGGCAGGCGAGCCGGATGCGCCAGGCCGTCCGGGACGGCCGGCGGGATCAGCAGCTGGAACTGGCCCGGGATCTGCACGACTTCGTGGCGCACGACGTGAGCGCGATCGTGGTGCAGGCTCAGGCGGCCAGGTTCGTGGCGGACGAGGACCCCGAGCAGGCGGTCCGCGCACTGGAGCGGATCGAGGCGGCGGGGCTCGGTGCGCTCGCCTCGATGGACCGGACGGTGCACGCGCTGCGGGAGGCGGCCGGTGCGCGGTCCGCCTCGGTCCCGGGGACCTCGGAGCTGCCCGGCCTGGTGGAGCGGTTCGAGGGCGGGGTGCTGGACTCCGATCCGGCGGCGGTCCGGGAGTTGTCACGGGAGGCGGACACCACCGCGTACCGGGTGGCCGTGGAGGCCCTGACGAACGTACGCCGGCACGCGCCCGGGGCGGCGGTCGTACGGGTGCGCCTGCACCGGGCCGCGGAGGGGATCGAGCTGAGCGTGGCCAACTCCGCGCCGGCCCGGGGCGCGGGCGGACTACGGGGACTGGGGCTGCGGCGCCGGAGCGGAACGGGCCTGGCCGGCCTGCGGGGCAGGGTGGAGGCGGCGGGCGGGACGCTGCGAGCCGGTGCGAGCGCCGACGGAGGGTGGCGGGTTTGCGCCGTTTTCCCGGCCCGGGGGAGCACGCTCGGGTGA
- a CDS encoding response regulator, translating into MTTRILIADDQDDIRSGFRLILDSQPDMTVVGEAADGESAVALARELRPDVVLADIRMPRLDGLEVTRLLAPQTRVVVVTTFDLDEYVHTALRNGACGFLLKRSGPTLLIEGVRAAMAGDTLISPQITVRLLSRLAQAGPVARPAAHPLTEREVEIVRLVARGLTNAEIGAELFISAGTAKTHIANVQAKLGARNRVGIAAWAWEHGVATAEPQAESG; encoded by the coding sequence GTGACCACACGCATCCTGATAGCCGACGACCAAGATGACATCCGCAGTGGTTTCCGGCTGATCCTGGACTCACAGCCGGACATGACCGTAGTGGGGGAGGCTGCGGACGGGGAGAGCGCGGTGGCGTTGGCCCGGGAACTGCGGCCCGATGTGGTGCTCGCGGACATCCGGATGCCGCGGCTCGACGGGCTGGAGGTGACTCGGCTGCTGGCGCCGCAGACGCGGGTGGTGGTGGTGACCACCTTCGACCTGGACGAGTACGTGCACACCGCGCTGCGCAACGGCGCCTGTGGCTTTCTGCTGAAGCGGTCCGGACCGACGCTGCTGATCGAGGGGGTCCGTGCGGCAATGGCGGGAGACACGCTGATCAGTCCGCAGATCACGGTGCGGCTACTGAGCCGCTTGGCACAGGCGGGTCCGGTCGCCCGCCCCGCGGCGCATCCGCTGACGGAGCGGGAGGTGGAGATCGTGCGTCTGGTGGCGCGGGGGCTCACCAACGCCGAGATCGGCGCCGAGCTGTTCATCAGCGCGGGGACGGCCAAGACCCACATCGCGAACGTCCAGGCCAAGCTGGGGGCCCGCAACCGGGTGGGAATCGCCGCGTGGGCCTGGGAGCACGGTGTCGCCACAGCGGAGCCGCAGGCCGAGTCCGGCTAG
- a CDS encoding rhomboid-like protein, with protein MVAHTEPEPSRPLRSWIRSSPGTHIWLLIIAITSIIVAIAPDQVDTVLLHRNSSNINQLVKYPVRALVSSAFWIANPASLALYAVLFELFHAPVERWLGTLRWLVIVATAHVVATLVSQKILLTAIQDHRAPHSMTHVVDIGVSYGLAASIGVLTYRLPSPWRWLYLAGAVAFFGMPLITGGTFTDLGHAIALSVGLLAWPLTRNVVSRET; from the coding sequence ATGGTCGCGCACACCGAGCCGGAGCCGTCCAGGCCGCTGCGGTCCTGGATACGCTCCTCGCCCGGAACGCACATCTGGCTGCTGATCATCGCCATCACCAGCATCATCGTCGCGATAGCCCCCGACCAGGTCGACACCGTCCTGCTCCACCGCAACAGCAGCAACATCAACCAGCTCGTCAAATACCCCGTCCGGGCGCTCGTCAGCAGCGCCTTCTGGATCGCGAACCCGGCCTCTCTGGCCCTCTACGCCGTGCTCTTCGAGCTGTTCCACGCCCCCGTCGAACGCTGGCTCGGCACCCTCCGCTGGCTCGTGATCGTCGCGACCGCCCATGTCGTCGCCACCCTGGTGAGCCAGAAGATCCTCCTGACGGCCATCCAGGACCACCGGGCCCCGCACAGCATGACCCACGTGGTCGACATCGGCGTCAGCTACGGGCTCGCGGCCTCCATCGGCGTCCTCACGTATCGGCTGCCCAGCCCCTGGAGATGGCTCTACCTGGCCGGAGCGGTCGCCTTCTTCGGGATGCCCCTGATCACCGGCGGCACCTTCACGGACCTCGGCCACGCCATCGCGCTCTCCGTCGGACTGCTCGCCTGGCCGCTCACCCGCAACGTTGTTTCACGTGAAACATGA
- a CDS encoding ABC transporter permease translates to MYEPTVARLTYRALLGRRRAMILFALPALLIVIALVVRTFVGVDDKVAADLLGGFALATMVPLIGVIAGTGAIGPEIDDGSIVYLLAKPVKRPTIIMTKLTVAIAVTMVFSAIPTLIAGFILNGNGQQIAVAYTIAALVASIAYSALFLLLGTVSRHAVVFGLVYALIWESLFGSLVSGAKTLSVQQWALSVAEKVAGNGYVDATVGLPTAVILLCAVTIGATVYAGQKLRRLTLAGEE, encoded by the coding sequence ATGTACGAACCCACCGTTGCCCGGCTCACCTACCGGGCCCTGCTCGGCCGCCGCCGCGCGATGATCCTCTTCGCGCTGCCCGCCCTGCTGATCGTGATCGCCCTCGTCGTCCGTACCTTCGTCGGCGTGGACGACAAGGTCGCGGCCGACCTCCTCGGGGGCTTCGCCCTCGCCACCATGGTCCCGCTGATCGGCGTCATCGCCGGCACCGGAGCCATCGGGCCCGAGATCGACGACGGCTCCATCGTCTATCTGCTCGCCAAGCCGGTGAAGCGTCCGACGATCATCATGACCAAGCTGACCGTGGCGATCGCGGTCACGATGGTCTTCTCCGCGATCCCCACCCTGATCGCCGGATTCATCCTCAACGGCAACGGCCAGCAGATCGCCGTCGCGTACACGATCGCCGCACTCGTGGCCTCGATCGCCTACAGCGCGCTGTTCCTGCTGCTCGGCACCGTCAGCCGCCACGCGGTCGTCTTCGGCCTGGTCTACGCCCTGATCTGGGAGTCGCTCTTCGGCAGCCTGGTCTCCGGAGCCAAGACCCTCAGCGTCCAGCAGTGGGCCCTGTCCGTCGCCGAGAAGGTCGCCGGGAACGGGTACGTCGACGCCACCGTCGGCCTGCCCACCGCCGTCATCCTGCTCTGCGCGGTCACCATCGGCGCCACCGTCTACGCGGGCCAGAAGCTCCGCCGCCTCACCCTGGCGGGCGAGGAGTAG
- a CDS encoding ABC transporter ATP-binding protein, whose translation MTTIDIDHTSRWFGNVVAVNDVTMSIGPGVTGLLGPNGAGKSTLINMMGGFLAPSTGTVTLDGAPIWQNEQVYKQIGVVPEREAMYDFLTGREFVVANAELHGLDDAAAQRALATVEMEYAQDRKISTYSKGMRQRVKMASALVHEPSVLLLDEPFNGMDPRQRMQLMDLLRRMGDEGRTVLFSSHILEEVEQLASHIEVVVAGRHAASGDFRRIRRLMTDRPHRYLIRSSDDRALAAALIADPSTAGIEVDLKEGALRIQAVDFGRFTELLPRVAREHGIRLLTVSPSDESLESVFSYLVAA comes from the coding sequence GTGACCACCATCGACATCGACCACACCTCCCGCTGGTTCGGGAACGTCGTCGCGGTCAACGACGTGACCATGAGCATCGGCCCCGGCGTCACCGGGCTGCTCGGTCCCAACGGCGCCGGGAAGTCCACCCTCATCAACATGATGGGCGGCTTCCTCGCCCCCTCCACGGGCACCGTCACCCTCGACGGCGCACCGATCTGGCAGAACGAGCAGGTCTACAAGCAGATCGGCGTCGTGCCCGAGCGCGAGGCCATGTACGACTTCCTCACGGGCCGGGAGTTCGTCGTCGCCAACGCCGAACTGCACGGCCTCGACGACGCGGCCGCCCAGCGGGCGCTCGCCACCGTCGAGATGGAATACGCCCAGGACCGCAAGATCTCCACGTACTCCAAGGGCATGCGCCAGCGCGTGAAGATGGCCTCGGCCCTCGTCCACGAGCCGTCCGTACTGCTCCTCGACGAGCCGTTCAACGGCATGGACCCGCGCCAGCGCATGCAGCTCATGGACCTGCTGCGGCGCATGGGCGACGAGGGACGCACCGTCCTGTTCTCCTCCCACATCCTGGAGGAGGTCGAGCAGCTCGCCTCGCACATCGAGGTGGTCGTGGCCGGCCGGCATGCCGCCTCGGGCGACTTCCGCAGGATCCGCCGCCTGATGACGGACCGCCCGCACCGCTACCTCATCCGCTCCTCCGACGACCGGGCCCTCGCCGCGGCCCTGATCGCCGACCCCTCCACCGCCGGCATCGAGGTCGACCTCAAGGAAGGCGCGCTGCGCATCCAGGCCGTCGACTTCGGCCGCTTCACCGAGCTGCTGCCCCGGGTGGCCCGGGAGCACGGCATCCGGCTGCTGACGGTCTCGCCCTCCGACGAGTCCCTCGAGTCGGTCTTCTCCTACCTCGTCGCGGCCTGA
- a CDS encoding ABC transporter permease — protein sequence MAPDTSTQIHNIGYRSYDGPRLGRSYARKSLFSQSLRGAYGLGRSAKSKVLPMILFAVMCVPALIIVAVAIAVPGSTDLPIKYTTYALTTQVIIGLFLASQAPQSVSRDLRFKTVPLYFSRPIERVDYVVAKYAAMASALFILTATPLLIMWIGSLLAKFDFAHQTKGFGQGLVSVLLLSLLFAGLGLVMAALTPRRGFGVAAIIAVLLIPFGAVTAVQGIASSTGNTGAIEWMGLFSPISLIDGVQTAFLGATSAFPGGEGPSAGTGVVYLIVALGLIAGSYAALMARYRKAGL from the coding sequence ATGGCGCCTGACACCTCGACCCAGATCCACAACATCGGCTACCGGTCCTACGACGGACCCCGGCTCGGCCGCTCCTACGCCCGCAAGTCGCTGTTCTCGCAGTCCCTGCGCGGCGCGTACGGGCTCGGCCGCTCAGCCAAGTCCAAGGTCCTCCCGATGATCCTCTTCGCGGTGATGTGCGTACCCGCGCTGATCATCGTCGCGGTCGCCATCGCCGTGCCCGGCTCCACCGACCTGCCGATCAAGTACACGACGTACGCCCTGACCACGCAGGTGATCATCGGCCTCTTCCTCGCGTCCCAGGCGCCGCAGTCGGTCTCGCGGGACCTGCGCTTCAAGACGGTGCCGCTCTACTTCTCGCGGCCCATCGAACGCGTCGACTACGTCGTGGCCAAGTACGCGGCCATGGCCTCGGCCCTGTTCATCCTCACGGCGACCCCGCTGCTGATCATGTGGATCGGCTCGCTGCTCGCGAAGTTCGACTTCGCCCACCAGACCAAGGGATTCGGGCAGGGACTCGTGTCGGTTCTGCTTCTTTCGCTGCTCTTCGCGGGCCTCGGCCTGGTCATGGCCGCGCTCACCCCGCGCCGCGGGTTCGGTGTCGCCGCGATCATCGCGGTGCTCCTGATCCCGTTCGGTGCGGTGACCGCGGTCCAGGGGATCGCCTCCAGCACCGGGAACACCGGAGCCATCGAGTGGATGGGCCTGTTCTCCCCGATCAGCCTCATCGACGGCGTGCAGACCGCGTTCCTCGGCGCGACCTCCGCCTTCCCCGGCGGTGAGGGCCCCTCGGCCGGCACCGGCGTCGTCTACCTGATCGTCGCCCTCGGCCTCATCGCCGGCTCCTACGCCGCCCTGATGGCCCGCTACCGGAAGGCCGGGCTGTGA
- a CDS encoding ABC transporter ATP-binding protein yields MTVIATESLSKRYPRVTALDRLSLDIGPGVTGLVGANGAGKSTLIKILLGLSPATEGSAAVLGLDVHTHGSAIRERVGYMPEHDCLPPDVSATEFVVHMARMSGLPPTAARERTADTLRHVGLYEERYRPIGGYSTGMKQRVKLAQALVHDPQLVLLDEPTNGLDPVGRDEMLGLIRRIYTDFGISVLVTSHLLGELERTCDHVVVVDGGKLLRSSSTSDFTQITTTLAVEVTDSDAHPDGTAALRKALTEAGVTLHAGEEQGLPGAGHILLVEATGEQTYDIVRDTVADLGIGLVRMEQRRHHIAEVFRDNDKPSPIVQQKGAGSDGA; encoded by the coding sequence GTGACTGTCATCGCGACCGAAAGCCTGAGCAAGCGGTACCCCCGAGTGACCGCCCTCGACCGGCTCTCCCTGGACATCGGGCCTGGTGTGACCGGCCTCGTTGGTGCCAATGGAGCCGGCAAGTCCACGCTGATCAAGATCCTGCTGGGACTGTCCCCCGCCACCGAGGGCAGCGCCGCCGTGCTCGGCCTCGACGTCCACACGCATGGCAGCGCCATCCGTGAACGCGTCGGCTACATGCCCGAGCACGACTGCCTGCCACCCGACGTCTCGGCCACCGAGTTCGTCGTCCACATGGCGCGCATGTCCGGGCTGCCGCCGACCGCGGCCCGCGAGCGCACCGCCGACACCCTGCGCCACGTCGGGCTGTACGAGGAGCGCTACCGCCCCATCGGCGGCTACTCCACCGGCATGAAGCAGCGCGTCAAGCTCGCCCAAGCCCTCGTCCACGACCCCCAGCTGGTCCTCCTCGACGAGCCGACCAACGGCCTGGACCCGGTCGGCCGCGACGAGATGCTCGGCCTGATCCGCCGGATCTACACCGACTTCGGGATCTCCGTCCTGGTCACCTCCCACCTCCTCGGCGAGCTGGAGCGGACCTGCGACCACGTGGTCGTCGTCGACGGCGGCAAGCTGCTGCGCTCCAGCTCCACCAGCGACTTCACCCAGATCACCACGACCCTCGCGGTCGAGGTCACCGACTCCGACGCCCACCCGGACGGCACCGCCGCCCTGCGCAAGGCGCTCACCGAAGCCGGCGTCACCCTGCATGCGGGTGAGGAGCAGGGCCTGCCCGGAGCCGGCCACATCCTCCTCGTCGAGGCCACCGGCGAGCAGACGTACGACATCGTCCGCGACACCGTCGCCGACCTGGGCATCGGCCTGGTCCGCATGGAGCAGCGCCGTCACCACATCGCGGAGGTCTTCCGCGACAACGACAAGCCCTCGCCCATCGTCCAGCAGAAGGGAGCCGGTTCCGATGGCGCCTGA
- a CDS encoding M24 family metallopeptidase, producing MAGDTKQRTARLSARRSPDLSGFREVQRLSYACAEAVAAQLRPGVTEREAARMQREWLRERGVRDWFHLPFAWFGDRTAFANFRIPLQFFPTNRKLEPGMPFILDMAPVYKGYSADIGYSGSLGLNPVQDRLMADLQAHRVLILEQVRERRSLREIYENVERLMTRQGYANRHRAYPFGVIAHKIDRVRERRWTPTAFGFGTQSLKGLASDALHGHREGWSPLWSPYHFSDHPPQPGMWAVEPHLGFRGTGAKFEEILVVTDSRDPEESAFWLDDDLPHVRRWAEEKAA from the coding sequence ATGGCTGGGGACACCAAGCAACGCACCGCGCGACTCTCCGCACGACGCTCCCCCGACCTGAGCGGCTTCAGAGAGGTGCAGCGCCTCTCCTACGCTTGCGCGGAGGCGGTCGCCGCCCAGCTGCGGCCCGGGGTGACCGAGCGCGAGGCCGCACGGATGCAGCGCGAGTGGCTGCGGGAGCGCGGGGTCCGGGACTGGTTCCACCTGCCGTTCGCCTGGTTCGGGGACCGCACCGCCTTCGCAAACTTCAGGATCCCGCTGCAGTTCTTCCCGACCAACCGGAAGCTGGAGCCGGGGATGCCGTTCATCCTCGACATGGCCCCGGTCTACAAGGGGTACTCGGCGGACATCGGCTACTCGGGCAGCCTCGGACTCAATCCGGTGCAGGACCGGCTCATGGCCGATCTCCAGGCGCACCGCGTGCTGATCCTGGAGCAGGTGCGCGAGCGCCGCTCCCTGCGCGAGATCTACGAGAACGTCGAACGGCTGATGACCCGGCAGGGGTACGCCAACCGGCACCGTGCCTATCCCTTCGGCGTGATCGCGCACAAGATCGACCGCGTCAGGGAGCGGCGCTGGACGCCGACCGCCTTCGGCTTCGGCACCCAGTCCCTCAAGGGGCTCGCGAGTGATGCCCTGCACGGCCACCGTGAGGGCTGGTCCCCGCTGTGGAGCCCGTACCACTTCTCCGATCACCCGCCGCAGCCCGGCATGTGGGCGGTGGAACCACACCTGGGATTCCGGGGTACCGGCGCGAAGTTCGAGGAGATCCTGGTCGTCACCGACTCCCGGGACCCCGAGGAGAGCGCGTTCTGGCTGGACGACGATCTGCCGCACGTGCGGCGCTGGGCCGAGGAGAAGGCAGCATGA